The Parvibaculum sp. DNA segment GCCAGCCGATGCCGCAACGCATCGTCGCCGAAGCGCCGCGCGACAGCGCCGAGAACCAGCGCCGCTCGAGCATGTCGGAATTGCTGGCCGCCGCCGAGCGCCGGCCGGCCGCGCATGACGCCGACACGACAGGCGGCGGCGACCGCGACTTCCAGCGTGCCTCGCTGCATGTGATCGAAACATTGCAGGCGCTCGCCGTCGATCTCGACGCGGCGCTCGAACAAAGCCCGCCGGCCGAATTGTGGCAGCGCTATCAGGCGGGCGAGCGCAACGTCTTCACGCGCCGCCTCTACAACATGGCGGGCCGCGACCTCTACGACCGCATCGCCTCGAAATACAAGAAGGATGCCGAGTTCCGCACCCATGTCGACCGTTTCATCTCGACCTTCGAGAATCTTCTCGGTGCCGCCGCCGCGCGCGACCGCGACAACATTCTGGTGCAGACCTACCTGACGTCGGACACCGGCAAGGTCTATCTGATGCTCGGCCAGGCGACGGGGAAGCTCGGCTAGCTCCCGGCGCGTTTCGGAAAAGCCTTCGCGCCTTCCTCCAGCGTCCAGAGCGCCATTTCGGACAGCACCTGCCCGAGCGCGGCGTCGTAGGCCGAAACGATGTCGGCCATCTTGCCGCTTTGCGCCGGCACCGCGGCGCTGAATTCGCGCGCCGCGACGATGGAACGATCCGACGCACGCAAGAGCCGCGCAAAAAACACCACCCGCGCTTCCGTTGCCGCCTGACCGAGCCCTTCGCGCGCCGGCCGCGTCGCGGCGAACTGCCTGATGTCGCCGGTGAGCGCGAGGTCCATGCGCGCGCCGCTGCCCGAACCGATGGCGGCCGGAAAGCGGCCGGTATTGTGCAGCGTCTCGACCGCGAGCGCGGCGATCATGCGCGGCGCCCGGTCGCTCCAGCGCGCGCCCGCATAATATTTGATCTCGTTGGGCGACGGCTGGAAGACGATGCGCGCCGTGTCGACGGCGGCGGGCGCCGCGAACGTCTCGACGACGACCTGCGCGGTGGCGCTCGCCGCTCCGTCGGGCGCTTGCGGCGAGGGCGCCGTCAGCACATAGAGGTTGGGCGCCGGTTCGCCGGCGACATTCACAAGCGCGCAGGCGCCGAGCGGGGCGGCCGCGAGCAGAAGCGCTCCGGCGCGCAGCAACTTTCGCAAACCCATCCCCCACTCCCTCATTCGGCCCGAACCTCGGGCACGTTGTTGCCGATCAGAAAGCGCGCCGGATCGTCCTGCGCGCGCGAGGCGACACGTTCGAGCGATGTAACAAGCGCCCGCGTCTCGGCGACGAGCTGCGGCAATTGCGCCATGCCGGCGCCGATGCCCGGCCCGCCCTGCTTCAGGATCGCCT contains these protein-coding regions:
- a CDS encoding ABC-type transport auxiliary lipoprotein family protein — protein: MGLRKLLRAGALLLAAAPLGACALVNVAGEPAPNLYVLTAPSPQAPDGAASATAQVVVETFAAPAAVDTARIVFQPSPNEIKYYAGARWSDRAPRMIAALAVETLHNTGRFPAAIGSGSGARMDLALTGDIRQFAATRPAREGLGQAATEARVVFFARLLRASDRSIVAAREFSAAVPAQSGKMADIVSAYDAALGQVLSEMALWTLEEGAKAFPKRAGS